The following coding sequences are from one Sylvia atricapilla isolate bSylAtr1 chromosome 15, bSylAtr1.pri, whole genome shotgun sequence window:
- the CHST12 gene encoding carbohydrate sulfotransferase 12, translated as MTKARLLRLSVVLVSIFMILLIIVYWDNVGTAHFYLHTSFSRPRSPGAIAAGEDWEALPDVDELLAKLLSSSLKQNSSIPRKTEQLLVQGSNKPALSNLEENVRGYDWSTHKDRNSLDQEKLQVERQRTLREFCANSSFTFPTKERSFDDIPNYELNHLIVDDRHGVIYCYVPKVACTNWKRVMIVLSESLLDQGVPYRNPLDIPREHVHNTSTHLTFNKFWRRYGKFSRHLMKIKLKKYTKFLFVRDPFVRLISAFRSKFELENEDFYRRFAIPMLKLYSNHTNLPTSVSEAFGAGLKVSFSDFIQYLLDPRTEKMAPFNEHWRQIYRLCHPCQIDYDFIGKLETLDEDAAYLLQLLKVDRLLRFPPSYRNRTASSWEDNWFAKIPLAWRQQLYKLYEADFVLFGYPKPENLLKD; from the coding sequence ATGACCAAAGCACGGCTCCTCCGTCTGTCTGTGGTGCTGGTCTCCATCTTCATGATCCTCCTGATTATTGTGTACTGGGACAACGTGGGGACGGCTCACTTCTACCTGCACACATCCTTCTCCAGGCCCCGCTCCCCAGGCGCCATCGCAGCAGGGGAGGACTGGGAAGCCTTGCCAGATGTCGATGAACTTTTGGCAAAGCTGCTTAGTTCGAGCCTGAAACAGAACAGCTCTATCCCCCGAAAGACAGAGCAGCTCCTCGTGCAGGGCTCCAACAAGCCCGCGCTGAGTAACCTGGAGGAGAACGTGCGGGGCTATGACTGGTCCACACACAAGGACAGGAACAGCTTGGACCAAGAGAAGCTGCAGGTGGAGAGGCAGAGGACGCTGCGGGAGTTTTGTGCCAATTCCAGCTTCACCTTCCCCACCAAGGAGCGCTCCTTCGACGACATCCCCAACTACGAGCTCAACCACCTGATCGTGGATGACCGCCACGGCGTCATCTACTGCTACGTGCCCAAGGTGGCCTGCACCAACTGGAAACGAGTGATGATCGTGCTGAGTGAGAGCCTGCTGGACCAGGGGGTCCCCTACCGGAACCCTCTGGATATCCCCCGGGAGCACGTCCACAACACCAGCACCCACCTGACCTTCAACAAATTCTGGCGCCGCTACGGGAAGTTCTCGCGGCACCTGATGAAGATCAAGCTGAAGAAGTACACCAAGTTCCTCTTTGTACGAGACCCCTTTGTGCGCCTCATCTCCGCCTTCCGCAGCAAATTCGAGCTGGAGAACGAGGACTTCTACCGGCGTTTCGCCATCCCCATGCTCAAGCTCTACTCCAACCACACCAACCTTCCCACCTCCGTTAGCGAGGCCTTCGGGGCGGGCCTCAAAGTCTCCTTTTCTGACTTCATCCAGTACTTACTGGATCCCAGGACAGAGAAGATGGCCCCCTTCAATGAGCACTGGAGGCAGATTTACCGTCTGTGCCACCCGTGCCAGATAGACTATGACTTCATCGGGAAGCTGGAGACGCTGGATGAGGATGCTGCTTATTTATTGCAGCTCCTCAAAGTGGACAGGCTGCTTCGCTTCCCACCCAGCTACCGGAACAggactgccagcagctgggaagatAACTGGTTTGCCAAAATCCCACTGGcttggaggcagcagctctaTAAGCTTTATGAAGCAGATTTTGTACTCTTTGGCTACCCCAAGCCGGAAAACTTGCTTAAAGACTGA